A stretch of DNA from Candidatus Flexicrinis affinis:
TACGCGAATCCCGCCGATGTGAACCTCCACCGTTCCTCCCTTAACCCAGCCGCGAGCGTTCTCGGTCGCTCAACGCGCGGCCTTCCTTCGCCATCTCGCGGTCGAGGCCGCGCAAAATGTGATCGGCGTGGATCGGCACGCCGTCGCGCCGCGCGGCGAACACCGCCGTCAGCACCGCGTACTTGATCTGCGCGCCGGTCAGTTCCAGCTCTGCCGCCAGCTTGTCGATCAGACCACCCAACCCGCGCACTGCCTGATCGCCGGCCAAGCCGTGAATCAGGCGCGTCCACAACGTATGGCGCTGTACGGGGTCCGGCTTGGCGAAGTCGAGCACATAGCGCAAGCGGCGCACGAAGGCCGGATCGATGTTGCCTTTGCGGTTGGTCGCCAGCACAGCGATCCCGTCGTAGTTCTCCAACGCCTGCAGCAAGTGGTTGGTATCGGTGTTGGCGAAGCGATCGTGTGCGTCCTTGACCTCGGTGCGGCGTGAGAACAGCGCGTCGGCTTCGTCGAAGAACAGCACGGCGTCCATCTCGGCCGCGCGGGTCAGAATACGCTGCAAGTGCTGCGAAGTCTCGCCGACGTACTTGCTGACGACCGACGACAGATCGACTCGGAACAAGTCGAGGCCCAGAGCGGCAGCGATCACCTGCGCGGCCATCGTCTTGCCGGTGCCGGGGCTGCCGGTGAACAGCGCGGCCAACCCGCGGCCTTGCGGAAACAGGCGGCGCACGCCAGTCTGCTCCCAGAACGTCGCGCGGTCGCCGGCCTCGTGGACGAAGTCGGTCAACGCGTCGCGCAAGGCAGGCGAGACGACCAGATCGTCCCACACGAACGGGCACTCCAACGGCTGCGCCAACCCGCCAAACAGATCGCGCTGCCGGTCGCGCAAGGCGTGCGCCATCGACTCGGCCGACGCGAACGGGACGCCGGCGGCGTCGGCGATGTCGCCCGGGCGGGCGTTGAAGCGCTCGGCCAGCACGATCAGCGAGTCGGGGCGGACCGCCGCGACCTGCGGCGCGACCGCGCGCCACAACTTCAGCCGCGTGTCGGTCGCTGGCGCGGGCAGTTCGATGCGGTGTTCGAGCGCGTCGTCGATCGGCGGTGCGCCGTCGGACGCTTCGCGTAAGACAAATTGCAGCGGAAAGTGCGGCACGCTGTTGGGCCATGCCCGGGCGAGCATCCCCGGCGCGCGCGATG
This window harbors:
- a CDS encoding AAA family ATPase, with translation MTDPTRLHVQPPAITSDDAALGAVLLRVRLLAERRLRWLEQRRSTVNGTPAPSEIDALLNDLDDPAAELQYHAAQPDVTARLDAVESALDADRDSRLAALIRVFGLDALDRDVLHVCLAAAVDPGLARLFAYLHDDSARPYPTLGLIARLCGHGRFTALPATSPLRRWRMIEAGSDPAGDQFAPLRLDPVIRDALAGQGDLDPALAGHARLIAPLDPLPEWDVDGEAAFASQALTDQPGRTVVLHVIAPKRSGRKTFAACVSAAVGMPLLAIDVSAIPDDQWETAFVHAQRHAFLHRCALAWTSRAPGMLARAWPNSVPHFPLQFVLREASDGAPPIDDALEHRIELPAPATDTRLKLWRAVAPQVAAVRPDSLIVLAERFNARPGDIADAAGVPFASAESMAHALRDRQRDLFGGLAQPLECPFVWDDLVVSPALRDALTDFVHEAGDRATFWEQTGVRRLFPQGRGLAALFTGSPGTGKTMAAQVIAAALGLDLFRVDLSSVVSKYVGETSQHLQRILTRAAEMDAVLFFDEADALFSRRTEVKDAHDRFANTDTNHLLQALENYDGIAVLATNRKGNIDPAFVRRLRYVLDFAKPDPVQRHTLWTRLIHGLAGDQAVRGLGGLIDKLAAELELTGAQIKYAVLTAVFAARRDGVPIHADHILRGLDREMAKEGRALSDRERSRLG